One window of the Manihot esculenta cultivar AM560-2 chromosome 14, M.esculenta_v8, whole genome shotgun sequence genome contains the following:
- the LOC110631353 gene encoding uncharacterized protein LOC110631353 isoform X1 — MVKTAALETANAATLTERRRSLRRPQTTLKTPVATTIRSCAHRPMIAFHPCRLHVLPCHPYRSHVLPCHPHRSCSLPRWSHISLHRLQVRPRHPRQSRAHPHRSQLLQHRHCRSTAISLLADHNHATNAFAEVKKRKEKRLN, encoded by the exons ATGGTGAAGACGGCTGCCCTCGAGACTGCCAACGCCGCCACTCTGACTGAAAGGCGTCGCTCATTGCGTCGTCCCCAGACCACGCTGAAGACTCCAGTAGCCACGACGATTAGATCTTGCGCGCATAGGCCCATGATCGCTTTCCATCCTTGTCGGTTGCACGTCCTTCCGTGCCATCCTTATCGATCGCACGTCCTTCCGTGCCATCCTCATCGGTCATGCAGCCTTCCTCGTTGGTCGCACATCTCTCTTCACCGATTGCAAGTTCGCCCGCGCCATCCTCGCCAATCGCGTGCCCATCCTCACCGGTCGCAGCTTCTTCAGCATCGACACTGCCGCTCCACTGCTATCAGCCTCCTCGCCGACCACAACCACGCGACAAATGCATTCGCAG AAGTtaagaaaaggaaggaaaagaGACTGAATTGA
- the LOC110631353 gene encoding uncharacterized protein LOC110631353 isoform X2, with the protein MVKTAALETANAATLTERRRSLRRPQTTLKTPVATTIRSCAHRPMIAFHPCRLHVLPCHPYRSHVLPCHPHRSCSLPRWSHISLHRLQVRPRHPRQSRAHPHRSQLLQHRHCRSTAISLLADHNHATNAFADFLSRS; encoded by the exons ATGGTGAAGACGGCTGCCCTCGAGACTGCCAACGCCGCCACTCTGACTGAAAGGCGTCGCTCATTGCGTCGTCCCCAGACCACGCTGAAGACTCCAGTAGCCACGACGATTAGATCTTGCGCGCATAGGCCCATGATCGCTTTCCATCCTTGTCGGTTGCACGTCCTTCCGTGCCATCCTTATCGATCGCACGTCCTTCCGTGCCATCCTCATCGGTCATGCAGCCTTCCTCGTTGGTCGCACATCTCTCTTCACCGATTGCAAGTTCGCCCGCGCCATCCTCGCCAATCGCGTGCCCATCCTCACCGGTCGCAGCTTCTTCAGCATCGACACTGCCGCTCCACTGCTATCAGCCTCCTCGCCGACCACAACCACGCGACAAATGCATTCGCAG ATTTTTTGAGCAGAAGTtaa
- the LOC122721739 gene encoding pectinesterase PPME1-like → MAYKFPILLHLRNKQHLPKIYQREMDKKQLNFIFFSQYIVFVIVLAATAARSDDETPIPASLDGVQAWFDANVKPLADRAGTLEKALEAAEAKPKTIKVRADGSGEFKTLTEAVKSVPKKNTERVIVDIGPGKYTEKVTIEKDQPFITFVGTGAEKPTLSFDGTAAKYGTVYSATLQVDSDFFMASNLIIENTAPRPDGVSKLQQALALRIGGTMAAVYNVKMIGFQDTLCDDRGVHFYKDCYIEGTVDFIFGRGKSIYLQTEIHVLADVPNQLTFIAAQAREKDSEDVGYSFVHCKVDGKGKGAFLGRPWMPMPITVYSYCTMSAVVNPEGWTNNRNPESEKNVFFGEYKNTGPGADPAGRVKFAKQLTEAEAKPFLSLGYIKGSSWLLPPPKV, encoded by the exons ATCAACGAGAGATGGATAAAAAGCAACttaatttcattttcttctccCAATATATCGTCTTTGTCATTGTTCTTGCAGCGACCGCGGCTAGATCTGATGATGAAACACCAATCCCAGCAAGTCTAGATGGAGTACAAGCATGGTTTGATGCTAATGTCAAGCCCCTTGCTGATCGTGCTGGCACCTTAGAGAAAGCTCTCGAAGCAGCGGAAGCTAAACCTAAAACCATTAAGGTTAGAGCAGATGGAAGCGGAGAATTCAAGACATTAACTGAAGCAGTTAAGAGTGTTCCAAAAAAAAATACAGAGCGTGTTATTGTGGATATCGGTCCCGGAAAATACACTGAGAAAGTAACCATTGAAAAAGACCAACCTTTCATTACGTTTGTCGGGACAGGAGCTGAAAAGCCAACCTTGTCATTTGATGGTACTGCTGCTAAATACGGAACTGTTTACAGTGCCACATTACAAGTGGATTCTGATTTTTTCATGGCGTCTAACTTAATCATTGag AATACTGCACCTAGGCCGGATGGTGTAAGCAAACTACAACAAGCTCTTGCTTTAAGGATAGGCGGTACTATGGCAGCTGTATACAATGTTAAAATGATTGGATTTCAAGATACACTGTGTGATGATAGGGGAGTTCATTTCTACAAAGACTGCTATATCGAAGGCACCgttgattttatttttggaaGAGGAAAATCCATTTACCTA CAAACAGAGATACATGTATTAGCAGATGTTCCTAATCAACTAACGTTTATAGCAGCACAAGCGAGAGAAAAAGATTCGGAAGATGTGGGCTACTCTTTTGTACATTGTAAAGTAGatggaaaaggaaaaggagCATTCTTGGGTCGACCATGGATGCCAATGCCCATCACAGTCTACTCTTATTGTACTATGAGTGCGGTTGTCAATCCTGAAGGGTGGACTAATAATAGGAACCCTGAATCAGAAAA GAATGTATTTTTTGGAGAATACAAGAATACAGGACCAGGTGCTGATCCTGCTGGACGTGTTAAATTTGCCAAACAGCTAACAGAAGCAGAAGCGAAACCCTTCCTTAGTCTTGGTTATATTAAAGGAAGCAGTTGGTTGCTTCCTCCACCAAAGGTGTAA